One genomic segment of Diceros bicornis minor isolate mBicDic1 chromosome 13, mDicBic1.mat.cur, whole genome shotgun sequence includes these proteins:
- the SPSB1 gene encoding SPRY domain-containing SOCS box protein 1 has translation MGQKVTGGIKTVDMRDPTYRPLKQELQGLDYCKPTRLDLLLDMPPVSYDVQLLHSWNNNDRSLNVFVKEDDKLIFHRHPVAQSTDAIRGKVGYTRGLHVWQITWAMRQRGTHAVVGVATADAPLHSVGYTTLVGNNHESWGWDLGRNRLYHDGKNQPSKTYPAFLEPDETFIVPDSFLVALDMDDGTLSFIVDGQYMGVAFRGLKGKKLYPVVSAVWGHCEIRMRYLNGLDPEPLPLMDLCRRSVRLALGKERLGEIHALPLPASLKAYLLYQ, from the exons ATGGGTCAGAAGGTCACCGGAGGGATCAAGACCGTGGACATGAGGGACCCCACGTACCGGCCCTTGAAGCAGGAGCTCCAGGGTCTGGACTATTGCAAGCCCACCCGCCTGGACCTGCTGCTGGACATGCCCCCCGTGTCCTACGACGTCCAGCTGCTCCACTCCTGGAACAACAACGACCGCTCGCTCAACGTCTTCGTGAAAGAGGACGACAAGCTGATCTTTCACCGGCATCCGGTGGCCCAGAGCACAGACGCCATCAGGGGCAAGGTCGGGTACACGCGTGGGCTGCACGTGTGGCAGATCACGTGGGCCATGAGACAGCGGGGCACGCACGCTGTGGTGGGGGTGGCGACGGCAGACGCCCCTCTGCACTCCGTCGGGTACACGACCCTCGTGGGAAATAACCACGAGTCCTGGGGCTGGGACTTGGGGCGCAACCGGCTCTACCATGATGGCAAAAATCAGCCGAGCAAAACGTACCCAGCCTTCCTGGAGCCAGACGAGACGTTCATTGTCCCTGACTCCTTCCTGGTGGCCCTAGACATGGACGACGGGACGCTGAGCTTCATTGTGGATGGACAGTACATGGGAGTGGCTTTTCGGGGACTCAAGGGCAAAAAACTGTATCCTGTAGTGAGTGCCGTCTGGGGCCACTGTGAGATCCGCATGCGGTACTTGAACGGACTAGACC CCGAGCCGCTGCCGCTCATGGATCTCTGCCGCCGCTCGGTGCGCCTGGCCCTGGGGAAGGAGCGTCTGGGCGAGATCCACGCACTGCCACTGCCCGCCTCCCTCAAGGCCTACCTCCTCTACCAGTGA